From a single Acidobacteriota bacterium genomic region:
- a CDS encoding argininosuccinate lyase has product MRNLTRLTIFAALVLGFMCIPGIGTTEASAQGRQDFTLVNRTGVEIYALYVSPHSSNDWGEDILGADTLLSGEELDVFFSIRERAKLWDIRIEDDEGNYIEWERLNLLEISKVTLYYRNKKPTAVVE; this is encoded by the coding sequence ATGAGAAATTTAACGCGATTGACAATATTTGCCGCATTGGTGCTTGGGTTTATGTGCATCCCGGGCATCGGAACCACGGAAGCATCGGCACAGGGTAGACAGGACTTCACTCTTGTGAATCGGACCGGCGTCGAGATCTATGCCCTCTATGTTTCGCCGCATAGTTCAAACGACTGGGGTGAGGACATTCTCGGAGCTGACACACTTCTTTCCGGCGAGGAGCTTGATGTCTTTTTTTCGATAAGGGAACGAGCCAAGCTCTGGGACATCCGGATCGAGGATGATGAAGGCAACTATATCGAGTGGGAACGGCTTAACCTACTCGAGATCTCAAAGGTGACGCTTTACTACCGCAACAAGAAACCAACGGCCGTGGTGGAATAG
- a CDS encoding GNAT family N-acetyltransferase, with amino-acid sequence MKTFVDRSFSRKLERTEARVNADFVETRARLDPDSGAAWIEVGGTFAMFDGTESPLTQTFGLGVFEEATSEHLERIEDFYRERGAPVFHEVSPMADPSLLTLLGDRGYRPVELTSVMYRELAAETVVQKPRSPSLLTRVIGPDEVDLWARTSASAWATEDEGLADFMFNFGQISAQCKGSYPYLAELGGRAIATGMLFIYDSVCMLAGASTIPDARNQGAQTALLEDRLSFAASQGCSLAIMGAAPGSQSQRNAQKNGFNIAYTRTKWQLFRGPT; translated from the coding sequence ATGAAAACGTTCGTTGACCGCTCGTTCTCTCGGAAATTAGAACGCACAGAGGCTCGGGTCAATGCAGATTTTGTCGAAACGCGTGCACGGCTTGATCCGGATAGCGGTGCGGCGTGGATCGAGGTCGGCGGGACATTTGCGATGTTCGACGGTACCGAATCTCCGCTCACGCAAACATTTGGCCTAGGCGTTTTTGAAGAAGCGACGTCGGAGCACTTGGAAAGAATCGAAGATTTCTACAGAGAACGTGGGGCTCCGGTATTTCACGAAGTAAGCCCGATGGCCGATCCGTCGCTGTTGACGCTTCTTGGTGATCGCGGCTATCGGCCGGTCGAACTGACGAGCGTTATGTATCGCGAACTGGCTGCCGAAACGGTCGTCCAGAAGCCGCGATCGCCTTCATTGTTGACACGCGTTATTGGCCCGGACGAGGTTGACCTTTGGGCGAGAACCTCGGCCAGTGCGTGGGCGACTGAGGATGAAGGCCTTGCAGATTTTATGTTCAATTTCGGGCAGATCAGCGCCCAATGTAAAGGCTCTTACCCGTATCTTGCCGAACTCGGCGGCCGAGCTATCGCGACGGGAATGCTTTTTATCTATGACAGTGTGTGCATGCTCGCGGGGGCTAGTACGATCCCCGATGCTCGAAACCAGGGGGCCCAAACCGCCTTGCTCGAAGACCGTCTTTCGTTTGCCGCATCGCAAGGCTGTTCGCTTGCGATCATGGGAGCGGCACCGGGCAGCCAGTCGCAGCGAAATGCACAGAAGAACGGATTCAATATTGCGTATACTCGAACGAAATGGCAATTGTTCAGAGGACCGACGTGA